The Streptomyces sp. Alt3 genome has a segment encoding these proteins:
- the glmM gene encoding phosphoglucosamine mutase, whose amino-acid sequence MGRLFGTDGVRGVANADLTAELALGLSVAAAHVLAEAGTFEGHRPTAVVGRDPRASGEFLEAAVVAGLASAGVDVLRVGVLPTPAVAYLTGSLGADIGVMLSASHNAMPDNGIKFFARGGHKLADELEDRIESVYEQHRTGEPWERPTGAGVGRVTDYTEGFDRYVAHLIAVLPNRLDGLKVVLDEAHGAAARVSPEAFARAGAEVVTIGAEPDGLNINDGCGSTHLELLRAAVVEHRADLGIAHDGDADRCLAVDANGEEIDGDQILAVLAVAMREAGHLRKDTVVGTVMSNLGFKTAMEREGIQLVQTAVGDRYVLESMKAEGFALGGEQSGHVIVLDHATTGDGTLTGLMLAARVAATGRTLADLAGVMQRLPQVLVNVPDVDKSRVETSPEVATAVARAEHELGDTGRVLLRKSGTEPLVRVMVEAADLEQARAVAGQLADVVKSALG is encoded by the coding sequence GTGGGACGACTCTTCGGTACGGACGGCGTACGCGGTGTCGCCAACGCGGACCTGACGGCCGAGCTCGCGCTCGGTCTCTCGGTCGCGGCGGCACACGTACTGGCCGAGGCGGGCACCTTCGAGGGGCACCGGCCGACCGCCGTGGTGGGCCGCGACCCGCGCGCGTCCGGAGAGTTCCTGGAGGCCGCCGTCGTGGCGGGGCTGGCAAGCGCCGGCGTGGACGTGCTGCGCGTCGGGGTGCTGCCCACCCCGGCCGTCGCGTACCTCACCGGCTCGCTCGGCGCCGACATCGGTGTCATGCTCTCCGCCAGTCACAACGCCATGCCGGACAACGGCATCAAGTTCTTCGCCCGCGGTGGGCACAAACTCGCCGACGAGCTGGAGGACCGCATCGAGTCGGTCTACGAGCAGCACCGCACCGGTGAGCCCTGGGAGCGCCCGACCGGCGCCGGAGTGGGACGCGTCACCGACTACACCGAGGGCTTCGACCGCTACGTCGCCCACCTCATCGCCGTCCTCCCCAACCGGCTCGACGGGCTGAAGGTCGTTCTCGACGAGGCGCACGGCGCCGCCGCCCGTGTCTCGCCCGAGGCGTTCGCCCGGGCCGGGGCCGAGGTCGTCACCATCGGTGCGGAACCGGACGGCCTGAACATCAACGACGGCTGCGGCTCCACCCACCTGGAGCTGCTGCGTGCTGCCGTCGTCGAGCACCGCGCCGACCTGGGCATCGCGCACGACGGTGACGCGGACCGCTGCCTGGCCGTGGACGCGAACGGCGAGGAGATCGACGGCGACCAGATCCTGGCCGTGCTCGCCGTCGCCATGCGCGAGGCGGGCCACCTGCGCAAGGACACCGTCGTCGGCACGGTCATGTCGAACCTCGGCTTCAAGACGGCGATGGAGCGGGAGGGCATCCAGCTCGTCCAGACCGCCGTCGGTGACCGCTACGTCCTGGAGTCGATGAAGGCCGAGGGCTTCGCGCTGGGCGGCGAGCAGTCCGGCCACGTCATCGTCCTGGACCACGCCACCACGGGTGACGGCACGCTGACCGGACTGATGCTCGCGGCCAGGGTCGCCGCCACCGGACGCACGCTCGCCGACCTGGCCGGCGTCATGCAGCGCCTCCCGCAGGTCCTGGTCAACGTGCCGGACGTCGACAAGTCGCGCGTGGAGACCTCGCCCGAGGTGGCCACCGCGGTGGCCCGGGCCGAGCACGAACTGGGCGACACCGGGCGCGTACTCCTGCGCAAGTCGGGCACCGAGCCGCTCGTGCGGGTCATGGTCGAGGCCGCGGACCTGGAGCAGGCGCGCGCCGTGGCCGGGCAGCTGGCCGACGTGGTCAAGTCCGCTCTCGGCTGA
- the rpsI gene encoding 30S ribosomal protein S9, translating into MAETTAETPVEGTEGEETFAEVTTFESEVPVEGEYTSESLAGRFGDPQPAAGLGRRKNAIARVRIVPGTGKWKINGRTLEDYFPNKVHQQEVNEPFKVLELDGRYDVIARISGGGVSGQAGALRLGVARALNEADVDNNRATLKKAGFLSRDDRAVERKKAGLKKARKAPQYSKR; encoded by the coding sequence GTGGCCGAGACCACTGCAGAGACGCCCGTCGAGGGCACCGAGGGCGAAGAGACCTTCGCCGAGGTGACCACCTTCGAGTCGGAGGTCCCCGTCGAGGGTGAGTACACCTCCGAGTCGCTCGCGGGCCGCTTCGGTGACCCGCAGCCCGCCGCCGGCCTTGGCCGTCGCAAGAACGCCATCGCCCGCGTCCGGATCGTTCCGGGCACCGGCAAGTGGAAGATCAACGGTCGCACCCTTGAGGACTACTTCCCCAACAAGGTGCACCAGCAGGAAGTCAACGAGCCCTTCAAGGTGCTCGAGCTCGACGGCCGCTACGACGTCATCGCCCGCATCTCGGGTGGCGGCGTCTCCGGTCAGGCCGGTGCCCTGCGCCTCGGCGTGGCCCGCGCGCTGAACGAGGCCGACGTGGACAACAACCGCGCCACGCTGAAGAAGGCCGGCTTCCTCTCCCGCGACGACCGTGCGGTCGAGCGCAAGAAGGCCGGTCTCAAGAAGGCCCGTAAGGCCCCGCAGTACAGCAAGCGCTAA
- the rplM gene encoding 50S ribosomal protein L13 — protein MRTYSPKPGDVTRQWHIIDAEDIVLGRLATTAANLLRGKHKAIYAPHMDMGDFVIIINAEKVHLSGNKKTQKMAYRHSGFPGGLRSVRYDELLAKNPEKAIEKAIKGMIPKNTLGRQMISKLKVYAGDQHPHAAQQPVPFEITQVAQ, from the coding sequence GTGCGTACGTACAGCCCCAAGCCCGGCGATGTCACTCGCCAGTGGCACATCATCGACGCTGAGGACATCGTCCTCGGCCGTCTGGCCACCACGGCCGCGAACCTCCTCCGAGGCAAGCACAAGGCGATCTACGCCCCCCACATGGACATGGGCGACTTCGTCATCATCATCAACGCCGAGAAGGTTCACCTCTCCGGCAACAAGAAGACCCAGAAGATGGCGTACCGCCACTCGGGCTTCCCGGGCGGTCTCCGTTCGGTGCGCTACGACGAGCTCCTCGCGAAGAACCCCGAGAAGGCCATCGAGAAGGCCATCAAGGGCATGATCCCCAAGAACACCCTGGGTCGTCAGATGATCTCGAAGCTCAAGGTCTACGCGGGCGACCAGCACCCGCACGCTGCGCAGCAGCCGGTCCCGTTCGAGATCACCCAGGTCGCGCAGTAG
- a CDS encoding ATP-binding cassette domain-containing protein — protein MGHLEAGHLEYYLPDGRVLLGDASFRVADGAVVALVGANGAGKTTLLKLLAGEIQPHGGSVSVSGGLGVMAQFVGSVRDGRTVRDLLVSVAQPRIREAAEAVDAAEERILTVDDEAAQMAYAQALSDWAEARGYEAETLWDICTMAALGVPYEKAQWREVRTLSGGEQKRLVLEALLRGPDEVLLLDEPDNYLDVPGKRWLEEKLKETRKTVLFVSHDRELLSRAAEKIVSVEPSPAGSDVWVHGGGFGTYHQARKERFARFEELLRRWEEEHARLKALVLRMRQQAANSPDMANRYHAMQTRFKKFEEAGPPPEPPREQDIRMRLRGGRTGVRAVTCTGLELTGLMKPFDLEIYYGERVAVLGSNGSGKSHFLRLLAGEPVEHTGEWKLGARVVAGHFAQTHAHPELLGKTLVEILWTEHAKDRGGAMSVLRRYELERQGDQAFERLSGGQQARFQILLLELAGTTALLLDEPTDNLDLESAEALQDGLEVYDGTVMAVTHDRWFAKSFDRYLVFGSDGVVRETTEPVWDERRVQRER, from the coding sequence ATGGGACATCTCGAAGCGGGCCACCTGGAGTACTACCTACCGGACGGACGGGTGCTGCTCGGCGACGCTTCGTTCCGGGTGGCCGACGGGGCGGTCGTCGCCCTCGTCGGGGCGAACGGTGCGGGCAAGACGACACTTCTGAAGCTCCTCGCCGGGGAGATCCAGCCGCACGGCGGCTCGGTCTCGGTGAGCGGCGGGCTGGGCGTGATGGCCCAGTTCGTGGGTTCGGTGCGGGACGGGCGGACCGTCCGTGACCTGCTGGTGTCCGTGGCCCAGCCCCGGATCAGAGAGGCGGCCGAGGCCGTCGACGCGGCCGAGGAGCGCATTCTCACCGTGGACGACGAGGCCGCGCAGATGGCGTACGCGCAGGCGCTGAGCGACTGGGCGGAGGCGCGCGGTTACGAGGCCGAGACGCTGTGGGACATCTGCACCATGGCCGCGCTCGGCGTGCCGTACGAGAAGGCGCAGTGGCGCGAGGTACGCACGCTCAGCGGGGGTGAGCAGAAGAGACTGGTGCTGGAGGCGCTGCTCCGCGGGCCCGACGAGGTGCTGCTCCTGGACGAGCCGGACAACTATCTGGACGTCCCCGGCAAGCGGTGGCTGGAGGAGAAGCTCAAGGAGACCCGTAAGACGGTCCTCTTCGTCTCCCACGACCGGGAACTGCTCTCGCGGGCCGCGGAGAAGATCGTGAGCGTGGAGCCCAGCCCGGCGGGCTCGGACGTCTGGGTGCACGGTGGCGGATTCGGCACGTACCACCAGGCCCGCAAGGAACGCTTCGCGCGCTTCGAGGAACTCCTGCGGCGCTGGGAGGAGGAGCACGCCCGGCTGAAGGCTCTCGTCCTGCGGATGCGGCAGCAGGCGGCGAACAGCCCCGACATGGCGAACCGATACCACGCGATGCAGACCCGCTTCAAGAAGTTCGAGGAGGCCGGCCCGCCGCCGGAGCCGCCCCGCGAGCAGGACATCAGGATGCGGCTGCGCGGCGGGCGGACCGGGGTGCGGGCGGTGACGTGCACCGGCCTGGAGCTGACCGGGCTGATGAAGCCGTTCGACCTGGAGATCTACTACGGGGAGCGGGTCGCCGTGCTCGGCTCCAACGGGTCGGGCAAGTCGCACTTCCTGCGGCTGCTGGCGGGCGAGCCGGTCGAGCACACCGGTGAGTGGAAGCTCGGGGCGCGGGTCGTGGCCGGTCACTTCGCCCAGACCCACGCTCACCCGGAGCTGCTCGGCAAGACGCTCGTCGAGATCCTCTGGACGGAGCACGCCAAGGACCGCGGCGGCGCGATGTCGGTGCTGCGGCGCTACGAACTGGAGCGCCAGGGGGACCAGGCCTTCGAGAGGCTGTCCGGCGGGCAGCAGGCGCGCTTCCAGATCCTGCTCCTGGAGCTGGCCGGCACGACGGCGCTGCTGCTGGACGAGCCGACGGACAACCTGGACCTGGAGTCGGCCGAGGCCCTCCAGGACGGGCTGGAGGTGTACGACGGGACTGTCATGGCCGTCACCCACGACCGCTGGTTCGCGAAGTCCTTCGACCGTTACCTGGTCTTCGGCTCCGACGGGGTGGTCCGGGAGACCACGGAGCCGGTCTGGGACGAGCGCAGGGTCCAGCGGGAGCGGTAG
- the truA gene encoding tRNA pseudouridine(38-40) synthase TruA produces MSDEAEPGFVRVRLDLSYDGRDFSGWAKQTSRRTVQGEIEDALRTVTRSSVTYDLTVAGRTDAGVHARGQVAHVDLPAEVWAEHEEKLLRRMAGRLPLDVRIWRAAEAPAGFNARFSALWRRYAYRVGDRPGGVDPLTRGHVLWHDRPLDAAAMNEAAALMTGEHDFAAYCKKREGATTIRTLQKLHWVRDAESGVLTATVQADAFCHNMVRALIGAALFVGDGRRPAGWPAEVLAAKVRDPAVHVVRPHGLTLEEVAYPADDLLAARALEARNVRTLPGAACC; encoded by the coding sequence GTGAGTGACGAGGCAGAGCCCGGATTCGTACGGGTACGGCTGGACCTTTCCTACGACGGCAGGGATTTCTCCGGCTGGGCGAAGCAGACCAGCAGGCGCACCGTGCAGGGCGAGATCGAGGACGCGCTGAGGACCGTGACGCGGTCGTCGGTGACGTACGACCTGACGGTCGCCGGGCGGACCGACGCGGGGGTGCACGCGCGCGGGCAGGTGGCGCACGTCGACCTCCCGGCGGAGGTGTGGGCCGAACACGAGGAGAAGTTGCTGCGGCGGATGGCGGGGCGCCTGCCGCTGGACGTGCGGATCTGGCGGGCGGCCGAGGCCCCGGCCGGGTTCAACGCGCGCTTCTCGGCGCTGTGGCGGCGTTACGCGTACCGGGTGGGGGACCGGCCGGGGGGTGTGGACCCGCTCACCCGGGGCCATGTGCTGTGGCACGACCGTCCGCTCGATGCGGCCGCGATGAACGAGGCGGCCGCCCTGATGACGGGCGAGCACGACTTCGCCGCGTACTGCAAGAAGCGTGAGGGCGCCACGACCATCCGCACGCTGCAGAAGCTGCACTGGGTGCGGGACGCGGAGTCGGGCGTACTGACGGCGACCGTCCAGGCCGACGCGTTCTGCCACAACATGGTGCGGGCGCTGATCGGCGCGGCGCTGTTCGTCGGGGACGGACGCCGCCCGGCGGGGTGGCCGGCGGAGGTGCTGGCGGCGAAGGTGCGGGATCCGGCGGTGCACGTGGTGCGGCCGCACGGACTGACCCTGGAGGAAGTGGCCTACCCGGCCGACGATCTGCTGGCGGCCAGGGCCCTGGAGGCGCGGAACGTCAGGACGCTGCCGGGGGCCGCCTGCTGCTGA
- the rplQ gene encoding 50S ribosomal protein L17, which produces MPQPAKGARLGGSAAHEKLLLINLAKSLFEHGRITTTEAKARRLRPVAERFITKAKKGDIHNRRLVLQSITDKGIVHTLFTEIAPRYENRPGGYTRITKIGNRRGDNAPMAVIELVEALTVAQQATGEAEAATKRAVKEDALKKDEAPAETVEDAKPADAAAEESKDA; this is translated from the coding sequence ATGCCTCAGCCCGCCAAGGGTGCCCGTCTGGGCGGCAGCGCTGCGCACGAGAAGCTTCTTCTCATCAACCTCGCGAAGTCGCTGTTCGAGCACGGCCGCATCACCACGACCGAGGCCAAGGCCCGCCGCCTGCGTCCGGTCGCCGAGCGTTTCATCACCAAGGCGAAGAAGGGCGACATCCACAACCGTCGCCTGGTGCTGCAGTCGATCACGGACAAGGGCATCGTGCACACGCTCTTCACCGAGATCGCCCCGCGGTACGAGAACCGCCCCGGTGGTTACACCCGCATCACCAAGATCGGCAACCGTCGTGGCGACAACGCCCCGATGGCCGTCATCGAGCTGGTCGAGGCGCTGACCGTGGCCCAGCAGGCCACCGGTGAGGCCGAGGCCGCGACGAAGCGCGCCGTCAAGGAAGACGCCCTCAAGAAGGACGAGGCTCCGGCCGAGACCGTCGAGGACGCCAAGCCGGCCGACGCCGCCGCTGAGGAGTCCAAGGACGCCTGA
- a CDS encoding DNA-directed RNA polymerase subunit alpha, which yields MLIAQRPSLTEEVVDEFRSRFVIEPLEPGFGYTLGNSLRRTLLSSIPGAAVTSIRIDGVLHEFTTVPGVKEDVTDLILNIKQLVVSSEHDEPVVMYLRKQGPGLVTAADIAPPAGVEVHNPDLVLATLNGKGKLEMELTVERGRGYVSAVQNKQVGQEIGRIPVDSIYSPVLKVTYKVEATRVEQRTDFDKLIVDVETKQAMRPRDAMASAGKTLVELFGLARELNIDAEGIDMGPSPTDAALAADLALPIEELELTVRSYNCLKREGIHSVGELVARSEADLLDIRNFGAKSIDEVKAKLAGMGLALKDSPPGFDPTAAADAFGADDDADAGFVETEQY from the coding sequence ATGCTTATCGCTCAGCGTCCGTCGCTGACCGAAGAGGTCGTCGACGAGTTCCGCTCCCGGTTCGTGATCGAGCCGCTGGAGCCGGGCTTCGGTTACACCCTCGGCAACTCCCTGCGTCGCACGCTCCTCTCCTCGATCCCCGGTGCCGCTGTCACCAGCATCCGGATCGACGGTGTCCTGCACGAGTTCACCACCGTGCCGGGCGTCAAGGAGGACGTGACCGACCTCATCCTCAACATCAAGCAGCTGGTCGTTTCCTCGGAGCACGACGAGCCGGTCGTGATGTACCTGCGCAAGCAGGGTCCCGGCCTGGTCACCGCTGCTGACATCGCCCCGCCGGCCGGTGTCGAGGTCCACAACCCGGACCTGGTCCTGGCCACGCTGAACGGCAAGGGCAAGCTGGAGATGGAGCTGACCGTCGAGCGCGGCCGCGGCTACGTCTCCGCCGTCCAGAACAAGCAGGTGGGCCAGGAGATCGGCCGGATTCCGGTCGACTCCATCTACTCCCCGGTGCTCAAGGTCACGTACAAGGTCGAGGCGACCCGTGTCGAGCAGCGCACCGACTTCGACAAGCTGATCGTCGACGTCGAGACCAAGCAGGCCATGCGTCCCCGTGACGCCATGGCGTCGGCCGGTAAGACCCTGGTCGAGCTGTTCGGTCTGGCGCGCGAGCTCAACATCGACGCCGAGGGCATCGACATGGGCCCGTCCCCGACGGACGCCGCGCTCGCCGCCGATCTGGCCCTGCCGATCGAGGAGCTCGAGCTCACGGTCCGTTCGTACAACTGCCTCAAGCGCGAGGGCATCCACTCCGTGGGTGAGCTCGTGGCCCGCTCCGAGGCGGACCTGCTCGACATCCGCAACTTCGGTGCGAAGTCGATCGACGAGGTCAAGGCGAAGCTGGCCGGTATGGGCCTGGCGCTGAAGGACTCGCCTCCCGGCTTCGACCCGACCGCCGCCGCCGACGCCTTCGGCGCCGACGACGACGCGGACGCCGGTTTCGTGGAGACCGAGCAGTACTGA
- the rpsK gene encoding 30S ribosomal protein S11 has protein sequence MPPKGRQGAAKKVRRKEKKNVAHGHAHIKSTFNNTIVSITDPSGNVISWASAGHVGFKGSRKSTPFAAQMAAESAARRAQEHGMRKVDVFVKGPGSGRETAIRSLQATGLEVGSIQDVTPTPHNGCRPPKRRRV, from the coding sequence ATGCCCCCCAAGGGTCGTCAGGGCGCAGCCAAGAAGGTGCGTCGCAAGGAAAAGAAGAACGTCGCTCACGGCCACGCGCACATCAAGAGCACGTTCAACAACACCATCGTCTCGATCACGGACCCCTCGGGCAACGTGATCTCCTGGGCCTCCGCCGGCCACGTCGGCTTCAAGGGCTCGCGCAAGTCCACCCCCTTCGCCGCGCAGATGGCCGCCGAGTCGGCCGCCCGCCGCGCGCAGGAGCACGGCATGCGCAAGGTCGACGTCTTCGTCAAGGGTCCCGGCTCCGGCCGTGAGACCGCGATCCGCTCCCTCCAGGCCACGGGCCTCGAGGTCGGTTCGATCCAGGACGTCACCCCGACGCCGCACAACGGCTGCCGTCCGCCGAAGCGTCGCCGCGTCTGA
- the rpsM gene encoding 30S ribosomal protein S13 codes for MARVSGVDIPREKRVEVALTYVFGIGRTRSKEILAAAGVNPNTRVRDLAEEDLVKIREYVDANLRTEGDLRREIQGDIRRKIEIGCYQGIRHRRGLPVHGQRTSTNARTRKGPRRAIAGKKKPGKK; via the coding sequence ATGGCACGCGTTTCAGGTGTTGACATCCCGCGCGAAAAGCGCGTGGAGGTTGCCCTCACCTACGTCTTCGGTATCGGGCGCACCCGGTCCAAGGAGATCCTCGCCGCCGCCGGCGTGAACCCCAACACCCGCGTTCGTGACCTGGCCGAAGAGGACCTGGTCAAGATCCGCGAGTACGTGGACGCCAACCTCCGCACCGAGGGTGACCTTCGCCGCGAGATCCAGGGCGACATCCGCCGCAAGATCGAGATCGGCTGCTACCAGGGCATCCGCCACCGTCGTGGCCTGCCCGTCCACGGCCAGCGCACCAGCACCAACGCGCGTACCCGCAAGGGCCCGCGTCGCGCCATCGCCGGTAAGAAGAAGCCGGGCAAGAAGTAG
- the rpmJ gene encoding 50S ribosomal protein L36 — translation MKVKPSVKKICDKCKVIRRHGRVMVICDNLRHKQRQG, via the coding sequence ATGAAGGTCAAGCCGAGCGTCAAGAAGATCTGCGACAAGTGCAAGGTGATCCGCCGTCACGGCCGGGTCATGGTCATCTGCGACAACCTGCGCCACAAGCAGCGCCAGGGCTGA
- the infA gene encoding translation initiation factor IF-1: MAKKQGAIEIEGTVIESLPNAMFKVELQNGHKVLAHISGKMRMHYIRILPDDRVVVELSPYDLTRGRIVYRYK, from the coding sequence GTGGCCAAGAAGCAAGGTGCCATCGAAATTGAGGGCACCGTGATCGAGTCCCTCCCGAACGCCATGTTCAAGGTGGAACTCCAGAACGGTCACAAAGTCCTCGCGCACATCAGCGGCAAGATGCGGATGCACTACATCCGTATCCTCCCGGATGACCGGGTCGTCGTGGAGCTTTCCCCGTACGACCTGACGCGTGGCCGGATCGTCTACCGCTACAAGTAG
- the map gene encoding type I methionyl aminopeptidase — translation MVQIKTPEQIAKMREAGLVVAAIHAATREAAVPGATTKDLDEVARKVIADHGAKSNFLGYGGFPATICTSVNDVVVHGIPDEKTVLKDGDIISIDAGAIIDGWHGDAAYTAFVGTGHAPELVELSRVTEESMWAGIAAMKVNNRLIDISKAIESYIRRQPRPATGKYGIIEDYGGHGIGTEMHMDPHLLNYVSRKRGKGIKLVPGVCLAIEPMVSLGTPQTKVLSDEWTVLTTDGTWSSHWEHSIALTEQGPLVLTAPDCGRERLAPYGVEVAPDPLG, via the coding sequence ATGGTGCAGATCAAGACCCCCGAGCAGATCGCGAAGATGCGCGAGGCGGGCCTCGTGGTCGCTGCCATTCACGCCGCCACCCGCGAGGCGGCGGTTCCCGGCGCCACCACGAAGGACCTCGACGAGGTCGCGCGCAAGGTGATCGCCGACCACGGTGCGAAGTCGAACTTCCTCGGCTACGGCGGGTTCCCCGCGACCATCTGCACCTCGGTCAACGACGTCGTGGTCCACGGCATCCCGGATGAGAAGACCGTCCTCAAGGACGGCGACATCATCTCGATCGACGCCGGCGCGATCATCGACGGCTGGCACGGCGACGCGGCGTACACCGCCTTCGTGGGCACGGGCCACGCTCCGGAGCTCGTCGAGCTCTCCCGGGTGACCGAGGAGTCCATGTGGGCCGGTATCGCCGCGATGAAGGTGAACAACCGGCTCATCGACATCTCGAAGGCCATCGAGTCCTACATCCGCCGCCAGCCCCGTCCGGCGACCGGGAAGTACGGGATCATCGAGGACTACGGCGGCCACGGCATCGGCACCGAGATGCACATGGACCCGCACCTGCTGAACTACGTCTCGCGCAAGCGCGGCAAGGGGATCAAGCTCGTCCCGGGCGTCTGCCTTGCCATCGAGCCGATGGTCTCGCTGGGCACGCCGCAGACCAAGGTCCTCTCCGACGAGTGGACGGTGCTCACCACCGACGGCACCTGGTCCTCGCACTGGGAGCACTCGATCGCCCTCACCGAGCAGGGCCCCCTCGTCCTGACCGCCCCGGACTGCGGCCGGGAGAGGCTGGCCCCGTACGGGGTCGAGGTGGCCCCCGACCCGCTGGGGTGA
- a CDS encoding adenylate kinase, which produces MRIVLVGPPGAGKGTQAAFLAKNLSIPHISTGDLFRANISQGTDLGKQARAYMDAGQLVPDEVTIAMAKDRMAQSDAENGFLLDGFPRNVGQAVALDEMLLGEGVKLDAVLDLEVPEDEVVKRIAGRRICRNDSSHVFHVTYNAPKTEGVCDVCGGELYQRDDDTEETVRTRLEVYHTQTEPIIDHYRSQGLVVTISALGKVTEVTDRAMEALKKSDEG; this is translated from the coding sequence ATGCGAATCGTCCTCGTCGGGCCGCCCGGTGCCGGCAAGGGAACGCAGGCTGCGTTCCTTGCCAAGAATCTTTCGATTCCGCACATCTCCACGGGCGACCTCTTCCGCGCCAACATCAGCCAGGGCACGGACCTTGGCAAGCAGGCCCGCGCCTACATGGACGCGGGACAGCTGGTGCCGGACGAAGTCACCATCGCGATGGCCAAGGACCGCATGGCCCAGTCGGACGCCGAGAACGGTTTCCTCCTGGACGGCTTCCCCCGCAATGTGGGGCAGGCCGTGGCGCTCGACGAGATGCTTCTCGGCGAAGGCGTCAAGCTGGACGCGGTTCTTGACCTCGAGGTCCCCGAGGACGAGGTGGTCAAGCGCATCGCTGGCCGCCGCATCTGCCGTAACGACAGCTCGCACGTCTTCCACGTGACGTACAACGCCCCGAAGACCGAGGGCGTCTGCGACGTCTGCGGCGGTGAGCTGTACCAGCGTGACGACGACACCGAGGAGACCGTGCGCACGCGTCTCGAGGTCTACCACACGCAGACCGAGCCGATCATCGACCACTACCGGTCCCAGGGCCTGGTCGTGACGATCTCCGCACTCGGCAAGGTCACCGAGGTGACCGACCGGGCCATGGAGGCCCTCAAGAAGTCCGACGAGGGCTGA
- the secY gene encoding preprotein translocase subunit SecY → MLTAFARAFKTPDLRKKLLFTLGIIVLYRLGAHIPVPGVSYENVQTCVDQASKGNNSLFGLVNMFSGGALLQITIFALGIMPYITASIILQLLTVVIPRLEALKKEGQSGTAKITQYTRYLTVALAILQGTGLVATARSGALFSGCPVADQIVPNQSIFTTIVMVITMTAGTAAVMWLGELITDRGIGNGMSILMFISIAASFPGALWAIKTSGKLADGWIEFITVILIGFVMVGLVVFVEQAQRRVPVQYAKRMIGRRSYGGTSTYIPLKVNQAGVIPVIFASSLLYIPALIVQFSNSTAGWATWIQDHFVKGDHPYYIATYFLLIVFFAFFYVAISFNPEEVADNMKKYGGFIPGIRAGRPTAEYLSYVLNRITWPGSLYLGLIALVPTMALAGFGGANQNFPFGGTSILIIVGVGLETVKQIESQLQQRNYEGFLR, encoded by the coding sequence GTGCTCACCGCGTTCGCCCGGGCGTTCAAGACGCCCGACCTGCGCAAGAAGCTGCTCTTCACGCTCGGCATCATCGTGCTCTACCGTCTCGGGGCGCACATTCCCGTACCGGGGGTGAGCTACGAGAACGTCCAGACCTGTGTTGATCAGGCCAGCAAGGGCAACAACAGCCTCTTCGGTCTGGTCAACATGTTCAGCGGTGGTGCACTGCTGCAGATCACGATCTTCGCGCTCGGCATCATGCCGTACATCACGGCCAGCATCATTCTTCAGCTGCTGACCGTCGTCATTCCCCGGCTCGAAGCCCTCAAGAAGGAGGGGCAGTCGGGCACGGCGAAGATCACGCAGTACACGCGTTATCTGACCGTGGCGCTGGCCATCCTCCAGGGCACCGGCCTCGTGGCGACCGCCCGCAGCGGCGCGCTGTTCAGCGGCTGCCCCGTCGCCGACCAGATCGTCCCGAACCAGTCGATCTTCACGACCATCGTCATGGTGATCACCATGACCGCCGGCACCGCCGCCGTCATGTGGCTCGGTGAGCTCATCACCGACCGCGGCATCGGCAACGGCATGTCGATCCTGATGTTCATCTCGATCGCCGCCAGCTTCCCCGGCGCCCTCTGGGCCATCAAGACCAGCGGCAAGCTGGCCGACGGCTGGATCGAGTTCATCACGGTCATCCTCATCGGCTTCGTGATGGTGGGCCTCGTCGTCTTCGTCGAGCAGGCCCAGCGTCGCGTTCCGGTGCAGTACGCGAAGCGGATGATCGGGCGCCGGTCGTACGGCGGTACGTCCACTTACATCCCGCTGAAGGTGAACCAGGCGGGTGTGATTCCCGTCATCTTCGCTTCTTCGCTGCTCTACATTCCTGCTCTAATCGTTCAGTTCTCCAACTCCACCGCGGGCTGGGCGACCTGGATTCAGGATCACTTCGTCAAGGGCGACCACCCGTACTACATCGCGACGTACTTCCTGTTGATCGTGTTCTTCGCATTCTTCTATGTGGCGATCTCGTTCAACCCCGAGGAAGTCGCCGACAACATGAAGAAGTATGGTGGCTTCATCCCGGGTATCCGGGCTGGTCGACCTACTGCCGAGTATCTGAGCTACGTGCTCAACCGGATCACTTGGCCGGGCTCGCTGTACCTGGGCCTGATCGCTCTGGTGCCGACGATGGCGTTGGCAGGCTTCGGCGGTGCGAACCAGAACTTCCCGTTCGGCGGGACGAGCATCCTGATCATCGTGGGTGTGGGTCTGGAGACCGTGAAGCAGATCGAGAGTCAGCTCCAGCAGCGCAATTACGAAGGGTTCCTCCGCTGA